The region GTGCAGGTATGACCGGGATTGAAACCGCACTCAGTCTTGCCCAGCAAGATAGAATTGTTTATCTAATCGATAAAGATAAGCTCGGAGGTATGCTCAAGAATCTAAAACGGCTCTTTCCAGGTATGCTGGATCCCCAGAGGTTTCTTCAGGAAAAGATTGCCGAGCTCAATAACCAGCCCCAGATCAGGGTTTTCGAAGATAGTCAGGTCAAAGAAATCCTCGGTTTCTTCGGCAATTTTATCGTGACGATAGTCAATAAAGAAAAAGAAATCAACTTAAAGGCTGGTTCCGTAGTTCTGGGGATTGGTGCGCAGGAATTTGTTCCCGAAGGGCTGGACCAATTCGGCTATGGACTGAAGAATGTCTACACCGCACTCCAATTTGAAAAAGAGGGACTGACAAAAATTCCAAATGAATCAAAAACCCTCGCAATAATCCACTGTGTGGGCCGGGAAAAACTGGGTTACTGTTCAAAATTTTGCTGTGTCAATTCAATGAAACTTGCCCGTTTGATAAAAGAGAAGAGACCGGATATCAAGGTTATTCAGTTCTATCAGGAATTGTGCCTGCCAGGGAAGGAATATGATAAATTTTATAGAGAGACCAGGGAAAAAGGTATTGAGTTCATCCGATTTGATAAAATTGGTGTTGGCAAAAATGGGAATCAACTGGAACTCAAGTACGGGTCAGGGGATGGAACAGAAAAGCATCTGAATGTCGATATCGTGATTCTCGCGACCGGCTTGATACCGAATCCAGAGACTAAAGATTTCGCTCAAATGTTGAATATCGCAGTGGATGATTATGGATTCTTTAAAGAGGAACATATTAAGTTGAGCCCGGTTTCAACCCTGACCGATGGAATATTTATCGCCGGGACCTGCCAGGGACCAAAGGATATTAAAGAATCGATACTACAGGCAAAGGCAGCCTCGGGACGAATACTTTCTGCATTGATTCCAGGAAGAAAATTACCGATCGAGGCGAAGGCATCAGAAATCTCTGATTCCCTCTGTATGGGTTGTGGGGTCTGTGTCCAGGTCTGTGCCTACGGTGCAGTATCCATCGACGAACGTAAGCATATCTCAGTTGTGAACGAAGTTTTATGTCGTGGTTGTGGAAATTGTGCCGCATCCTGCCCATCAGGTGCAGCAAGCCACCGCCACTTTACGAATCAACAACTTTATTATGAAGCAAGAGAGATACTTAGATGAAGGGAAAAATTATAAAAAACTCAGATAATATAAATACTAAAATAAGAGAAATTCTTGAGTCTCTGATTTCAAAACAGATTTTCAATGCAATCTTCGTGCCGGTGAGAGTTCCTACCGGTGAATCATTTACATATCTATTGATAAAAGATAAAAATGTTCTTAAGGACTGCATCCCGCTTCCTCCAATAATGTCGGTTCAGGGTGCCAGGGCATTTAGGGATCTCACTCGACTCGGAAGATTGGGGCTTAAGATATTATGTGTTATGAGACCCTGTGAAATAAGGGCGATGATTGAACTATCAAAGTTGAGGCAGGTAACACTCGAAGATGTCTCATTCTTGAGCCTTGACTGCCCGGGTGTATATCAAACAGCAGATTATATTATCGAACCGGAAAAATACGACAAATCGTTCTCTTCGCTCCTTGAAAAGTGGGAACCTGAGGGGCTCCGTCCAAACTGTCGGGTCTGCAACCATTTCAGTAACCAGGAAATTAATTCAGACCTCCATATCGGATTCTATGACCGATCTCTTGTCATCGTTCCCTTAACTAAAAAGGGAGAAGAAATCTTTACATCGCTCGGTTTTGAATCGACTGACGACCTCGCGGATTGGGAAAATCGAAAAAACGAACTCTTAAGGAGAAAGGAAGAGATTCGAAATAAGACATTTACAGAACTTCACAACCGAACAAGGGGGATTGAAGGTCTTGAAACTTTTTTTAAAGGGTGTATAAACTGCCATAACTGTATGAGGGTATGCCCGATCTGTTACTGCCGTCAGTGCTTCTTTGAGTCCACGGATCAGCTGAAGCGCGAATTTGAGGACTATCTCATAAGGACAGAAAAAAAAGGTGGGATTAGATTCCCGGTTGACCGCATGTTATTCCACCTGGGAAGAATGAACCATATGTCCCTTTCCTGTGTGGGGTGCGGTGTTTGTGAGGACGGTTGTCCTATGGATATTCCAGTGGGTCAGATATTCAATTTCGTCGGAGATGAAGTGCAAAAGATGTTTGGATATCTACCAGGAGGAGATAAAGATGAACCGATTCCGGTGCTTACTTATAAAGAAGATGAATTCCATGAATATGAGGACGCCCAGGAGACGAAATGAAGGCATTGAAGATTTCAAAATCTCCCGATGATGCAATAAAAGATCTTTTATCATCGCTATTTGAGAAGCAAAAAATCAAGGGTGTATTCAGTCTCTGCTATGACCAGGATTATTTTTATGGATTTGTAACCGACAAAAATCTCCTCAATAAACTTACACCGACCGCACCGGTTATGCCGGCAAATGGAGGCAAGATGCTTTCCCGACTCACCATGCTCGAACCGATTCAGACACCTATTGTGGTTGTGCTCAGACCATGTGAACTCAGGGCATTGTATGAATTGGTCAAGTTGGAGC is a window of candidate division WOR-3 bacterium DNA encoding:
- a CDS encoding CoB--CoM heterodisulfide reductase iron-sulfur subunit A family protein, translating into MSRIGLFLCECGPNIAEAIDLDKIAEYIHQEKKVAGIERHRLLCSEEGKKFLAESIKQNQFDHIVIAACSPKQHESTFMQVLSQTGLNPYLLQLVNIREQCAWTIPDKEAATKKALRLIRAAINRVRFHSELQEKEIEANPDVVVIGAGMTGIETALSLAQQDRIVYLIDKDKLGGMLKNLKRLFPGMLDPQRFLQEKIAELNNQPQIRVFEDSQVKEILGFFGNFIVTIVNKEKEINLKAGSVVLGIGAQEFVPEGLDQFGYGLKNVYTALQFEKEGLTKIPNESKTLAIIHCVGREKLGYCSKFCCVNSMKLARLIKEKRPDIKVIQFYQELCLPGKEYDKFYRETREKGIEFIRFDKIGVGKNGNQLELKYGSGDGTEKHLNVDIVILATGLIPNPETKDFAQMLNIAVDDYGFFKEEHIKLSPVSTLTDGIFIAGTCQGPKDIKESILQAKAASGRILSALIPGRKLPIEAKASEISDSLCMGCGVCVQVCAYGAVSIDERKHISVVNEVLCRGCGNCAASCPSGAASHRHFTNQQLYYEAREILR